In the genome of Desulfofarcimen acetoxidans DSM 771, one region contains:
- a CDS encoding stage V sporulation T C-terminal domain-containing protein, which translates to MKATGVVRRIDDLGRVVIPKEIRRTLRINNADPLEVFVDGKGKVILKKYEPIQDLSKYAKEYAASLFESLGRKTFICDEENIIAAAGIPAKQSMNKDISDDIKSLIKRDEPTLERDKIVIEGGERFPYILVTPVKLNEHSVGAIIMIADEEMGGLEINLTKTAANFLAKQLH; encoded by the coding sequence ATGAAAGCAACGGGAGTTGTCAGACGGATTGACGATTTGGGCCGAGTTGTGATACCCAAAGAAATCAGACGAACTTTGAGAATAAATAATGCGGATCCCCTGGAAGTATTTGTAGACGGTAAAGGTAAAGTAATATTAAAAAAATATGAACCTATACAAGATTTGAGTAAATATGCAAAAGAATATGCTGCCTCTTTATTTGAATCATTGGGACGCAAAACATTTATTTGTGATGAGGAGAATATTATTGCAGCTGCAGGCATACCGGCTAAGCAGAGTATGAATAAAGACATTTCCGACGATATTAAAAGTTTAATTAAGAGAGATGAACCTACCTTAGAAAGAGATAAAATTGTTATTGAAGGCGGTGAAAGATTTCCATATATTTTAGTAACCCCGGTTAAATTAAATGAGCACTCGGTTGGAGCGATAATAATGATTGCTGATGAGGAAATGGGTGGCCTGGAAATAAATCTAACCAAAACTGCTGCTAACTTTTTAGCAAAGCAGCTGCATTAG